In Desulfobacter hydrogenophilus, the genomic stretch CCTATTATGCAGTTGGTGCTTCTTCAAGTTTATTGACGCAAGTTGAAAGATTTATACAAATTTTGGATTTAGACGTTGAAGATGTAAAAGTGGAATCAAAAATCTTTTTCAGATGGTCTGATCCGATGAGCGGTCAATGGTCTGGTTATACTGATAGCGTTATCTCTAATATTCTCATCAAAAGTAGTGAATCGCCTGAAAAAATAAAAATGTTAAAAGAAAAAGCGCTTAAAGCTTGGGCAGTTGGTGAGGGATTAGCAAAGAAAACGACAATTGATGTAGGGATTCTCATCAATGCGGATGATTGGGGTGGATTACATGCTCGTCCTGGTAAAGTAGAATCCCCAATCTCTGTCGATAATGGCCGCACGATCACCACTGTAGCACCGGATCTGAATCTGAAAACAGTAGAAGTAGAAAAAGATCTTACATTAGATATGCATAATTTCCCCAATCCATTTATATTTACTGAAATATCTTTAGCCGAATCGGCACATGATGCTTCTCGACCATACCTGCATAAAATAAGAGCGAAATCATTGACTGAAAATTACCAAACATGGGAGCTCTATGCCGATGATAGTCGGGGATATGAGGGTCTCGATAACGCACCTACATCAAGAGACTATTTTACGATAGGCACTTCGTTTTGTTTGATGAGCCAGCTTACTGCCAATAGAATGTACTTTCAAAAACAGGGTATCAATATCGATGATTTTAGAGTTGAACACCAGTTTAACTACCAACAAGATAATTTTATGACACCAACAATGACAGGCCATCTGGATTATGTGATCACAAGAGTCATCGTAAAAAGTGCAGCAGCAAAAGAGGCATTAACAAATTATGCGAAACAAGCCCTTCGCATGTGTTTTGCCGGTGAGGGCGTTCAAAATGAGACAGAGATGAAATCAAACATCTACCTGAATGGAATGATCGTCAAATAGTTTAGGCCCCCCAATTTAATTGACTAAAACAAGGATCAAGACCGGATTGGTTATATTTCTACAACGACTTTACCCACTCCCTGGCCGCCGGCAAGACGGTCATGGGCTTTCCCTACTTCATCAAGGGCAAATTTTTGTTCATCAAGCACCGGATATAAACCGCCGGCATCAACAATCTGTGCAAGTTTACGAAGAATGGCCCCATGTTCTTCACGTTTATGGTCATGGATCATGGGGATTAACATGAAAATAACGTGCAAAGAGAGCCCCTTGAAATGCGCCAACGACAGATCCAGCTCAACCATTGCCACTGTGGATGCCACCTGGCCGTTGAGCGCCGCAGCCTCAAAGGAGTTTGCCAGATTCAACCCACCGACCGAATCAAAGACAAGGTCAAAACCAGCCCCGTCTGTATGTTTATCAACATATCCGGCAACCGGTTCTGTCTTGTAATTGATGGCAGTGGCCCCAAGCTTCTCAATTAATGCCAGCTGTCTATCCCCTCCGCCAGTTGCAAAAACCTGCGCTTTAAAATGGCGTGCCAGTTGCAAGGCAATATGGCCGACCCCGCCGGAACCGCCATGGACCAGCACCTTTTGGCCCTGGGTAATACCTGCCCGTGTCAGCCCTTCATAGGCTGTAATGCCAACCAAAGGCAGGGCAGCAGCTTCCCTCATGGTCAGCTTTTCAGGTTTACGGGCAATCAGATTGGAATCGGCAACTATATATTCGGACAGCGTCCCGGGTAAATCACCTAATCCCCCGGCACAGCCATATACTTCATCACCGGCAGCATATTCAGTTACCCCTTGGCCAACAGCTTCAACAATGCCGGCAAAGTCCATACCCAAGACAGCGGGAAGCTGTGGTGAAATCGGCAGTTCTCTGCCCATCTGGCGAATCATGGTATCAACGGTATTAACACTGGTGGCCACAATTTTTACCAGCACATGGCCCGGTTTCACTTCCGGCTTGGCGATTTCAGCAGATTCAAATACGCTGGAATCCCCAAAATTCCGAATAATCATAGCTTTCATTGGTCATTATCTCCTTAAAAATTTGTAATCAATAAACATGGGCTACCATGCAAATGTTTTAAGCACCTCTTGCCTGGTTACCGGATGGGTGGCAATGGCATGGTCGATTTTTTCCAGAAAGGCTTCCCGGTGTTCCGGCAGCCGTCCCTTGGAAGAGACGATATTGTTGCCATGGTCTCCCCAGTAAAAGGTGTTGAAGTCCGTGAGGTTCTCAAGAAGATATTTTTCCTCCTCAAGGATCTGCAGCGGAGTAGCCTGAATGAATTCCCCGGCTACAATTTCTTTAGCCAATTCAGTCCCCGGCTGTACAGCCAGGGCCATAGGGGCCACCTCTTCGGGCTCCATCAGGTTGAGCAACCGGGTGGTTTCAGCAATATGCTCACAGGACCGCTCTTTTCCCCCCAGCCCGAAGATAAAGGAAAGCAGCACTTCGATTCCGGCAGCTTTCGCATGCTCCATCCCGATTAGGGCTTGTTCCGGTGTCAGCCCTTTTTTGACCCATTTAAGAATTTCAGGATGACCTGATTCCAGGCCGGAATAGGCCATGGTTAATCCAGCCTGTTTGAGTTCCGTAAGTTCCGAAACGGATTTGCGCCGAAAATCATTCAGTCCGGCGTAGAGGGAAATTTTTGAGCATTCCCCAAAAGAGGACCTGATCTTTTCAATCACTTTCAAAAGAAATACGGTTTTCAAGGCCAGTACATTCCCGTCAATAAGAAAGATTGATCCCACATAGGGAAAAAGCTGCCTCGCCTCATCAATATCATTGAAAATATCTTCAAGCGTCCTGATTCCGAATCTCTTTTCCCTGAACATATCGCAGAATGTACATTTATTATGGGTGCAGCCCAGGGTGGTTTGTATCAACAGGCTGTTGGCCTCAATCCAGGGGCGGTATATTTTCCCTTGGTAGTTCATTTTACGATCCTCTTCCTTGTTCTGTTTTGCAATCTGTCATAATTCGTTCAACACAGCCTCAATAGTCCGGATGACTGCTTCACATTTTCGGTCATTGAGCGCATCAGCATGAGGAGAGGAAAATTTTCCTGAATCATTGTCAAAATAGCGCCCAGAGGCCGATGCAAATTCATCGGACAGGGCAGCCCGGCAGAGAATTTCAGCTCCGATACTAAGATCTTTGCCGGCAACCCCGTATGCTTCTTTCACCATTTTGCTGCCCAAAAAGGAGGCAGGATTCACCGCAATGATCGCAGGATCTTTGTTCTTAAGGGCTCGACCCATATGGCATGACCACATCGTCAGGGCCAATTTACTCTGGGCATATGCTTCACCGTCAGACAGCCTTGGCGGACCTGCCAGAATCGCAGTATCCACCGGCGCCTGGGCGGCCGAGGAGAGGTTAACGATTCGGCCCGAGCGGTTGAACAAGGGCAGCATTTTTTTCGTCAACATATAGGGGGCGATGGTATTAACGGCAAATCTCACATCAAGCCCGTCTCTGGTGACAGGATTCTGAACCTTGAAAACACCGGCATTATTTATCAATACATCAAGGCTGGTATGGTTCTCAGCAACTTCAGCCCCAAGCCGTTGCACACCCTTGAGCTTCGATAGATCACATAGGTAGCTTGTCAACTTCCCGCCCGTGGACATTTCGGATAGTATTTTTTCCACATCTGCAAGTTTGGCCGGGTTGCGCCCATGGATTATGAGGTTGTGTCCCTGGACGGCCAGCATCTTTGCGGCTTCCAATCCAATACCATCGGTTGCGCCTGTGATCAGAATATTTTTTTGCATGATTCCTGCTCCCTTGTATCAATCAATTGTTCTATTCAATAATATAACCAATTAAAAATAATACAAATTAATAATTGTTATGCAATCCATAACTAAAAGCGTTTTATCATATAGTCCCGCCCACAGAAAAGGCACGACAATTAGATCCACCAAAATCTTTTGGTAATGCTGAACCGGTTGTTTCAACGAGCGGGATTATTGATAAAACGTTGTTGAACAGAGCCGGTGGTCAGGGCCGGTAACGAGTGTTTTCACTATGGGGTTTATATCGATTGCTGGCAGACTGTGCAAGGATAATTTGGTGTGATTTTGATGGTAAATGCTCAACGATTCGGTTTTGAACTGCTGCATATATTCTGCTCTACGGATATAGGCGGTACTTGTTTGTATTGTGCCGGGTTTTCGACGCACCTCATGGGTATGGCCTGAAGCCATTGCCTTTGCCACAAGTTGTTTTAGATCAAAGATTAGGGTCAAGAAGTATCCCAGGCAGCCACCTTTTTATTTGGGACAATATAGCCAATATATACCGGCAGCAACTCGTAAAGTCTTGTCAGGCGGCCTTTGCCACATTTGGGGCATGCTTTAATGTCAATGCCGGTCAGTCTGTGCATCATTTCTTCTACTGACTCATTTTCAGGATGTGCTGGCTCTTTGAACTTATCACCCGTCAATTTTCGGATCAGTTTTATGTTCACTGCTTTGTACCGGGGGGATAGAAAACCAAAGTGCCTGATTTTTTTAAACCCTCTGGGTAGCACATGAAGCAGGAACCGTCTGATGAACTCCACAGCATCAAGAGTCATCTCTTTTATGGCATCATTTTGAGCCCGGTCCTTCCAGGTGAACACAACTTTGCCGTCTTCAAAGGATTTGATACGGTAATTTGAAATGGCGACTCTATGGGTATACCTTCCTAAATATTCCAGGACTTTTTCAGGGCCGGAACAAGGGGCCTTGGCGTAACCGGACCATTTCTTTTTCCGGATAATTTTGATCAGGCGGTTGAAACCAGAACGGGTGCCGTACTTGGCCGTATTACCCGGGAACTTGAGATCCCCGTCCTGGTATAGTTGCTTGAGTCCTTTGATGTAGATGCCCTTGAACGCCTTTACTATGGAGGCTGTCTTGAATAGAAAATTCGTTTTGGATGGGGTCCATTGGGTTTTGTCTTCTGACAGCACACCGCCGGGAACAAGGCAGTGCAGATGAAAATGGTCCAGGATGGTCTGGTTCCATGTATGCAATACGGCAATAAAGCCAGCCTGCCCCTGGAGTCTCCATTGGGGATCGGTAGCAAATTGTTTAATGGTCTGATTTACCGAGGAGAACAGCAGGTCCAGCAACGGCTTCATATTACAGAGGATGATAGGATTCAGGTTGTGGGGCAGTGTGAACACCAAATGATAATAGGTGGCAGGCAATAGTTCTGACACCCGTTTATCTAACCATTTTTCCTTGGTCATGGTCTGGCATTTGGGGCAGTGCCGGTTCCTGCAGGAGTTGTAGGAGTTCTTTTGGAAATCGCAGTCAGGGCAAGCGTCTATATGGCCTCCTAAAGCAGCTGTTCGGCAGGTAATGATTTTATTCATGACCTTTATCTGTTCGTGTGAAGCTCCGAAAGTTTCCAAAAAGCGTTGCCCAGCGTGTCTGAAGATATCGGCAATGTCATGTTCGGGTCTGCTGCTTTTATTGCAGCATTCTCCGATCATTAAAGCACCACGTCAGCCGGGCTGACAACTTGGGATATGGCCTCATTGCTGATGTGAAGATACTTTGCCGTGGTTCTGATGGATTTATGACCGAGCATCTGCTGAAGTACATGTGTCCGGGTTCCCTGTTCGAGAAGGTGAGTCGCAAAGCAGTGACGAAGGGTATGTATGCCTTTGCCACGTTTTACACCGGCTTCTAACTTGGCCGTGTAATAAATTTTCTGAGCTGTCTCAACTGGCATCGGTTTTGATCTGGTTTTGCCGAAAAAGATCCATTCGTTCGGTTTAAAAAGCCGCCAGTAGTCTTCCAGAGTCTTTAGTAAGGTATCTGACAAGACTGTATACCGGTCTTTTCTGCCTTTACCTTGCTCTATCCGTATCATTTTGCGGGATCTTTCAATGTGTATCGGTTGGAGCTTTACAACTTCACTGACCCGCAATCCTGCGCTGTATGTGGCCAGAAGAAGGGCATAATGCTTGGGGTTGGTGCAGGCATTCAGTATTTGCGCCACTTCTTCCCGGCTCAGTGCCATGAAGATTTTCCTTTCCTGAGGCCGGGGCGGTATGGAAATCTTGGGCTCCCGTTTTAATACATGCCTGTAAAATCTCTTTATCCCTGAGAACTGTACATTGCAGCTACTCCAGGCCAGTTGTCGGTCTGCAATAATATAGTCGAGATAATCTTGGATCTGGGAATCGGTCAGTTGATCCGGTGCTTGCTTGTAGTGCGCGGCAAGCAATTTTACCGCATTCATATACGCCGCATTTGTTTTTGGCGAAAGCCGGTGAAGAGTCATGTGTCGATCAAATTGTTGGCGAAGTTGTGTCATCTTTTCCTCCTGAATTATGGGTGGATACTCAGGAGAATGATGGAATAAGACAGGGTAAATATAAAGGGATATTGTATAGTCGCGGCTGACTGGC encodes the following:
- a CDS encoding OsmC family protein, with the translated sequence MKTKLSTLSIIAALLISVSTAYAQKDVNQSPKVYQVETRLGNYTRPTTFTPTKAVPVNGAISENVAATTQNILNKEAPFLKKGLVKLIGEEQFSAWELVSDEGGSAHHQTAPNPLTYYAVGASSSLLTQVERFIQILDLDVEDVKVESKIFFRWSDPMSGQWSGYTDSVISNILIKSSESPEKIKMLKEKALKAWAVGEGLAKKTTIDVGILINADDWGGLHARPGKVESPISVDNGRTITTVAPDLNLKTVEVEKDLTLDMHNFPNPFIFTEISLAESAHDASRPYLHKIRAKSLTENYQTWELYADDSRGYEGLDNAPTSRDYFTIGTSFCLMSQLTANRMYFQKQGINIDDFRVEHQFNYQQDNFMTPTMTGHLDYVITRVIVKSAAAKEALTNYAKQALRMCFAGEGVQNETEMKSNIYLNGMIVK
- a CDS encoding zinc-dependent alcohol dehydrogenase family protein, whose protein sequence is MKAMIIRNFGDSSVFESAEIAKPEVKPGHVLVKIVATSVNTVDTMIRQMGRELPISPQLPAVLGMDFAGIVEAVGQGVTEYAAGDEVYGCAGGLGDLPGTLSEYIVADSNLIARKPEKLTMREAAALPLVGITAYEGLTRAGITQGQKVLVHGGSGGVGHIALQLARHFKAQVFATGGGDRQLALIEKLGATAINYKTEPVAGYVDKHTDGAGFDLVFDSVGGLNLANSFEAAALNGQVASTVAMVELDLSLAHFKGLSLHVIFMLIPMIHDHKREEHGAILRKLAQIVDAGGLYPVLDEQKFALDEVGKAHDRLAGGQGVGKVVVEI
- a CDS encoding B12-binding domain-containing radical SAM protein, with the protein product MNYQGKIYRPWIEANSLLIQTTLGCTHNKCTFCDMFREKRFGIRTLEDIFNDIDEARQLFPYVGSIFLIDGNVLALKTVFLLKVIEKIRSSFGECSKISLYAGLNDFRRKSVSELTELKQAGLTMAYSGLESGHPEILKWVKKGLTPEQALIGMEHAKAAGIEVLLSFIFGLGGKERSCEHIAETTRLLNLMEPEEVAPMALAVQPGTELAKEIVAGEFIQATPLQILEEEKYLLENLTDFNTFYWGDHGNNIVSSKGRLPEHREAFLEKIDHAIATHPVTRQEVLKTFAW
- a CDS encoding SDR family NAD(P)-dependent oxidoreductase, giving the protein MQKNILITGATDGIGLEAAKMLAVQGHNLIIHGRNPAKLADVEKILSEMSTGGKLTSYLCDLSKLKGVQRLGAEVAENHTSLDVLINNAGVFKVQNPVTRDGLDVRFAVNTIAPYMLTKKMLPLFNRSGRIVNLSSAAQAPVDTAILAGPPRLSDGEAYAQSKLALTMWSCHMGRALKNKDPAIIAVNPASFLGSKMVKEAYGVAGKDLSIGAEILCRAALSDEFASASGRYFDNDSGKFSSPHADALNDRKCEAVIRTIEAVLNEL
- a CDS encoding IS91 family transposase, which gives rise to MIGECCNKSSRPEHDIADIFRHAGQRFLETFGASHEQIKVMNKIITCRTAALGGHIDACPDCDFQKNSYNSCRNRHCPKCQTMTKEKWLDKRVSELLPATYYHLVFTLPHNLNPIILCNMKPLLDLLFSSVNQTIKQFATDPQWRLQGQAGFIAVLHTWNQTILDHFHLHCLVPGGVLSEDKTQWTPSKTNFLFKTASIVKAFKGIYIKGLKQLYQDGDLKFPGNTAKYGTRSGFNRLIKIIRKKKWSGYAKAPCSGPEKVLEYLGRYTHRVAISNYRIKSFEDGKVVFTWKDRAQNDAIKEMTLDAVEFIRRFLLHVLPRGFKKIRHFGFLSPRYKAVNIKLIRKLTGDKFKEPAHPENESVEEMMHRLTGIDIKACPKCGKGRLTRLYELLPVYIGYIVPNKKVAAWDTS
- a CDS encoding tyrosine-type recombinase/integrase, which translates into the protein MTQLRQQFDRHMTLHRLSPKTNAAYMNAVKLLAAHYKQAPDQLTDSQIQDYLDYIIADRQLAWSSCNVQFSGIKRFYRHVLKREPKISIPPRPQERKIFMALSREEVAQILNACTNPKHYALLLATYSAGLRVSEVVKLQPIHIERSRKMIRIEQGKGRKDRYTVLSDTLLKTLEDYWRLFKPNEWIFFGKTRSKPMPVETAQKIYYTAKLEAGVKRGKGIHTLRHCFATHLLEQGTRTHVLQQMLGHKSIRTTAKYLHISNEAISQVVSPADVVL